TTTGCAACTTCCTACACAACATAAACTTCATTATCAACATCCTTATTTTGAGGTTTTGTAAAAGCTAGGCATCGCTTTCTTCTGTTGCTATTCCCGATTTCCTTTAATTAATCAACTAATAATGTGTTCTGGATTCTGCAACCTGTGATACGGTAGCACCGTTTTAATATcagtttataataaataaaatttatcaATAATAATTGATATTCAGAACAGTAGTCCAGTCCTGGTGTCTGCCATTTTTATGGTTGACAAAGCCGCTCAGCACTCCAGTAGTTCAGTGAGGTatatttaattcagcaacaCAGGCAATGTTTCCACCTTACGGTCTTTATCGAAATCTAACTGtaactatagcaaaaatacaaatattggcCCAGCCTCCAGTGGCTGACTATCTAATGGTTATTTAATTGATCTGAATCATTGTTTTTAGAAGCTCTCTTTTATCTCTTAGAAATGAGGTGTCAAAGTCAGCCATACCAACATCTTTCCAAAGCATAAACAACATTTAAGCCGCAGTGTAAATTTCTACTAGAATAATAACGCCATCTGACGTTTATAGACATATATTTCAATGCAAAAGTCTTAACAAAAAAGAACCGCACGCGTTCTCACGAACATAAGATCCATTCCAAACCTCAGCACTCTATTGCGTATATTTACAAACCAACGAGTTTCGTATGCCGGGGATAGGGCGGCTCTGTATTATAACAACTATTGTGAACTCTATGGTGTTCCGTGAGGGATTTTGCGTCCTGTTTTCGGTGTGACGTGTTTCCGGTTCGGCTGAGATGGCGCTGGAAACGGTGCCCAAAGATTTAAGGCATCTTAGAGCCTGCCTGTTGTGTTCCCTCGTGAAGGTGAGAGCGTGTTTGCACAGTTACATGTGTGACGGAGTTTATGAGGTGAAATATAAGTGTATTCTGTAGGCTTCCGGGCGCCAGCTGTTAATAAGTTGGTAGCCTGGGGAGTACACGCAAACAGTGCTCACGAATTGTGGGAATACGTTCACATTTTAGCTCTTTATCCCTTCTATAACACCGTCCTGTGGTCATTATGCCTGCGCTGTACGGGACGTCTTGTAACATGTATATACCGTATCCGTCTCCCCAGTCCATTGTAACCCAGCATCGTGGGCAAAAAGCACTGGCACTCTATATAGAATATGGCTATAcgtaatatgtatatacacaagcCTGTGTTATGCGTTGTATTCACTGCCTGATATTGTGGCCTTTAAACCCTGCTTAAATGCTTACAATGTACTATATCATCATAATGTATGCCGAAGGTACCACTTGGCAGTGTTATACGACGTGATCACTGCCTACAGGAACTGTAAACATTTTGCTGTCCGACTATACGTCTGCTTTCAATATAACCCAACATTGTAGTTGTGTTttatgctatataaaatatatatgttatacatgttttatgctatatatgctatatatattcatatataaacaGGTTAGATGTACCTTAAATTGGACCAAGCCTTTGcgtgcccccctccccctcgGTTTTACTCACTTGTCAGTTCCTGCTATTTTCCCTGTGCTTGTCTTCTCTAGGTTTTACTAATTTGTTTAAAGGGAAACTTGACAGCCCCGCTAAAGAAGAATGTGTTTTAAAGTACTCTGAGTACTTTAGTACTGGGGAGGATAAATCCttgaagtaaataaaataaacgtaCGCACGCTCCCAGCATTTGCAGGGCCAGAGCTTGACAGGCTGTGGTGTGCATGGAGatatacatggggggggggcaggtgaaGGCTTAAATATATATGGTGGTGCTGAATTCCCCCGCGCATTGGTGAGGAGGACACCATAGAAATTTAAATGGACCGAACGGTTAGTgtatttgcattaaagtgcaaatgatgGCTAGAGTATCCCTTTGATGCATTTCTTATGGGATGAATAGAATCACATAATCTATATATCTCTTTGCCTACACTACTGGCTGATCTGACacatgaaaaaaatcataactGTCAATAATGGAGTTCTGTGTtagagccctgcgtgggacTCTTTTCTTCACACGCAAGTTTTTTGACCGGACCCGCATcccgatgcagtcctctagtctgTGTTGTAATTTGCATACGTATTGCATCTCTTCTAACGCTAtatgcttttgttttctttcttgtagaCCATAGATCAGTTTGAGTACGATGGCTGTGACAACTGTGATGCATATGTACAGATGAAGGGAAACCGTGAGATGGTTTATGATTGCACCAGCTCTTCCTTTGATGGGTATATTTGGAATGTTATTTGTTGAAATAAGAGTAACGTTGTTAAGATTTGTTAACTATGTCACAGACAgtttaaaatatgttatgtCATTATTATAAAAGATACCAATGAAACAGGTCCATAGGTGCttttcaaaacatttaattatgcCCAGTCACACAGAAATGTGTTGATTAGTCATTTTATCCTAGTAAAACCACACAACAGATCTAGTCAAATAATATTGTGAATTAATATAATAGCTGTGGGTAGCCAAGTGATACGAGATGAATAAAATGTCTTCTACGTCCACACAGTGCTGCTCAGCAGATTACTTGCGAAGGGTCTTTTACATTTTGGCTATAAGATAAAATAACCTTATGAGATACGCATGATGTCACAGTTGGTTTCCAGAAGTAAACaagcataataaaaaaataaaataaaaaaaattatgtaaaaacatGCTGACACAAGCATTTTCATCTGCAGGATTGTGGCCATGATGAGTCCTGATGACAGCTGGGTATCCAAGTGGCAGCGAATAAGTGAGTATTCACAATTTATACTGGAAATATTAAAATCCAAAAGTAATTTTATTCTTGTTCTTATGGTTACAACACCCTTTCAGTGACTGGAATGAGGGCTGGGGTGATCAGAATGTGGTAAAATTGGCCATAGTAACCCTTTCCTAGCGCAATTATCTAGGTTCTCACTAAAGTAGCCGTTAGACTGTCCTGATAATACTTGATTGAGCTTTTAAAGAATGTATCAGTTAATGTATTCAAATACCCTTTTTCTGAAAGTTTGCACTGATGAGAACATTGCAAGCTTTCCCAACTACATCGCTAGAGCACTTCCCTAGACACACACGTGGGTGAAAATAAATTCAACCTCTGTTATGTTCATCGGAAGTCAGTAGCTGACAGCATGTACAGATGTTGCTTTTCGAATTACTATGGATGACTCTAACGGTGCCAAGACACAAGCAGTGCTgtttaactttttcttttaaatagcattactaacagtaaaaaatattacttttttacatACATGAAATTTGATGAAAAAACATCTTGAAAGcagaaaaaagtgttttttttatgctgcatgttttaaaatgtggtGAGCTTTTTTGAGAATTTAAGTAACTTTTAGTATTTATCTGCAGATATAACAGACATGCCAGTGTTTGCAGAACTAGAATTATCTTTGGTTTTTATACCATTACTACATCGGGGATATTGTTCATACTACTCTGGAGTGTGGATTATTATGCACTTTATATGCAGGGTAATGGCAGTAATCATTCTGCACAGAAAACACCAGGCAAGATCTTTAAGGGGACATCTGAAAAATTATAAAACTTACTTTCTTTAGAAAATTGTTTGTCAgctttataaatacacataccaGTGTGGCGAAACTTTGATATATTAGAAAAGGTGTTGGAGTTTTTCGGTTGGGGGAAGCAGTTTTACTCGCCAATGATAAATGCCTTCAGAGACACAGCAGGAAATAAAGGGTGCAGAGAAGCATCTATAGAAGAGggcttgcttttttactttttaaagggTTTTATGTAACTGAAATTGATGTGCCTTTTATACGTGGACTTAATTATCTTAATAGTCTTGCAGTTTGATTATAATGGAGAGTCAGGTTTTGACTGTTTAGTAATGTACTAACTCACTTTTTTCCTCTTCAATTAGCCAATTTTAAACCGGGTGTGTATGCCGTATCTGTCACTGGCCGCCTGCCACAAGGTAAGCCAATCCTACCTGGAGCTAATTACGCTTTGTGTTTCTTCTGATCCATGTGGAGCTTAAACTGATTCACCCGCTGGACAGGTGGTCTTCCTCTTCCAGTGATTAATGGTAAATAGCATTCCTAGGCTTCTGCCCATCCGTACGGATATGCTCACACTGGCTTTACAACTATTTGTCTCTTTGTGCCAAAAAATTACCATCTAGCTCGGCTAATTGACTGAAACCAATTTCTCTTTCCAGTTTTAAAAGGAGAGACACTCAGTCTGATAAACTGAGATAATCTAATAATATAAGATCGATAGTGTGATGTTCTTTACCATTTCTAACCTACTTGGGTTTGGAGTCACAATTTGACCACATCAAAAAATGGGAGCTCGTACATGTAATTTATAGGTATCTGGGTGTTCCAACCCCCCTGCCCCCATTATGAATACTTTAAGAATAATTTGAGAAATGCTGGTTTCTTTCCCTAACCAAATATAATCTGAAGATTGTTTTGGGGAAATTGCTGGAGATTATGTGTATGGACTCTGAATGGTaactgtccttttttttttttttcttttttcaggcaTTGTACGTGAGTTGAAGAGTCGTGGTGTGGTATACAAATCCAGAGACACCGCCATCAAGACGTGACTGTGGGAGGGGGACTGTAGCAGAGATTGGGCCTATGTGTCTTCTCTTCCGTTGGTTTTATTTTCCAGTTGTGTTGCTGAAGCTGTGGTTTCCTTGTTTTtcagggtgggggtggggtgttGGCCTTGACAGGTCACACAtacctagttttttttttttacgcatttTTGTCATCTGATCAGATTATCAAACTCTGGGCTGAGTTTGGCGATGCCTAAAACCCAATAAAGTTgtacaaaaaaagagatgtaCGTTCTGTTCCAAGTTACTGCCTCATACTTTATCTGTATCTCCCAAACCCTATGCATGTCTCTACCTCAGTCTGAATGTAAAACTTCTCAACCACGAAGACGTCACGTGCCCTAATCTAATGAAAGGAAATGGTTAACAGTTAAAGGGGACACTGGAACcaacaaatgttacaaaaatgttaatgcttTAATCCCAACCCAAGTAAATAAAgatttatagccatattttgTGCAAATGAATACTTATAACAATGAGAAGGCTTTTTTACTACAATGttactttattacattataaggcaaaaagttaaattttttttatttttactccaAGTGCTTAACAAAATGACTCCAAGTGTAATTATTTcaaaacgtgtgtgtgtgtgtgtgtgtgatcgtCTTGGGATTGGCACCTTTTAATTGCATGGGTTAATATTAAACGCGCAATGAATCTCCATATATAGACATAACTGCTACTTTCAAGCTGGCTGCCTCAACCCAGCAAATCGTAACCAGCTTTGTCACTTCCTGTGCGGTGAATGCAGGCGGGAGGCAGAAAGAGAAGCAAGAATGGGGGTGGGAGCAGGAAATATGTTCTATTCAGCCTACCCACAATTCCTCTACTACATTcttaagaaatatatacatttcttattTAGCCAACTTGGTTGTTCTATAGTCCATGTAAAGTCTCTATG
This sequence is a window from Spea bombifrons isolate aSpeBom1 chromosome 2, aSpeBom1.2.pri, whole genome shotgun sequence. Protein-coding genes within it:
- the SUPT4H1 gene encoding transcription elongation factor SPT4, translated to MALETVPKDLRHLRACLLCSLVKTIDQFEYDGCDNCDAYVQMKGNREMVYDCTSSSFDGIVAMMSPDDSWVSKWQRITNFKPGVYAVSVTGRLPQGIVRELKSRGVVYKSRDTAIKT